A genome region from Mustelus asterias unplaced genomic scaffold, sMusAst1.hap1.1 HAP1_SCAFFOLD_2698, whole genome shotgun sequence includes the following:
- the LOC144489943 gene encoding homer protein homolog 2-like, whose protein sequence is PAAAKKWEQELQTLGENNARLSLALQESTNNVEHWKKQLLDCKEEGDELRQKIADLEAQCADFNEERERNALLSRTVKQLEADINEKEQELERLKEETQVIPQLMEQCEGLQQRLQAAEDTNKELEDKAKSLKANIEESRHKQGNLKKELTSFLEVLDGKIDELHGFRQGLAKLGMDN, encoded by the exons ACCTGCTGCTGCAAAGAAGTGGGAGCAGGAACTCCAGACCCTGGGAGAGAACAACGCTCGACTCAGCCTTGCACTGCAGGAGTCAACAAATAATGTCGAACACTGGAAAAAACAACTGTTGGATTGTAAGGAAGAAGGAGATGAACTGCGGCAGAAG ATTGCAGATCTCGAGGCTCAATGTGCTGACTtcaatgaggagagagagagaaacgcacTCCTGAGCCGGACTGTGAAGCAACTGGAGGCTGACATTAATGAAAAGGAGCAG GAGTTGGAGAGGTTGAAAGAAGAGACACAAGTAATTCCCCAGCTAATGGAGCAGTGTGAGGGTTTACAGCAACGGCTACAG GCTGCTGAAGACACAAACAAGGAGCTGGAGGACAAAGCAAAATCATTAAAGGCAAATATTGAAGAAAGCCGCCATAAACAAGGAAATCTGAAGAAAGAATTAACATCATTTCTCGAAGTTCTTGATGGGAAAATCGATGAGCTTCATGGCTTCCGACAGGGACTGGCCAAATTGGGGATGGATAACTGA